From Panthera tigris isolate Pti1 chromosome D3, P.tigris_Pti1_mat1.1, whole genome shotgun sequence, one genomic window encodes:
- the WSB2 gene encoding WD repeat and SOCS box-containing protein 2 isoform X3, with the protein MYTLSMEFFMEWSSSFLISISPSLVCPEYGQGHPESIPKGFEAKSRSSKNDTKGRGSPKEKTLDCGQIVWGLAFSPWPSPPSRKLWARHHPQVPDISCLILATGLNDGQIKIWEVQTGLLLLNLSGHQDVVRDLSFTPSGSLILVSASRDKTLRIWDLNRHGKQIQVLSGHLQWVYCCSVSPDCSMLCSAAGEKSVFLWSMRSYTLIRKLEGHQSSVVSCDFSPDSALLVTASYDTNVIMWDPYTGERLRSLHHTQLDPPMDDSDVHISSLRSVCFSPEGLYLATVADDRLLRIWALELKTPIAFAPMTNGLCCTFFPHGGVIATGTRDGHVQFWTAPRVLSSLKHLCRKALRSFLTTYQVLALPIPKKMKEFLTYRTF; encoded by the exons ATGTACACGCTGAGTATGGAATTTTTCATGGAATGGAGTTCCAGCTTCCTCATCTCCATTTCCCCCAGTTTGGTATGCCCGGAGTATGGTCAGGGCCACCCAGAAAG CATCCCTAAAGGGTTTGAAGCCAAAAGCCGGAGCAGCAAAAATGACACAAAAGGGCGAGGCAGCCCAAAGGAGAAGACTCTGGACTGTGGGCAGATTGTCTGGGGTTTGGCCTTCAGCCCGTGGCCTTCTCCACCCAGCAGGAAGCTCTGGGCACGCCACCATCCCCAGGTGCCAGACATCTCTTGCCTGATCCTCGCTACAGGACTCAATGATGGGCAGATCAAGATTTGGGAGGTGCAGACAG GGCTCCTGCTTTTGAATCTTTCCGGCCACCAAGATGTTGTGAGAGATCTAAGCTTCACGCCCAGCGGCAGTTTGATTTTGGTGTCAGCATCTCGGGATAAGACTCTTCGCATCTGGGACCTGAACAGACATG GTAAACAGATCCAGGTGTTATCGGGCCACCTGCAGTGGGTTTACTGCTGCTCTGTCTCCCCGGACTGCAGCATGCTGTGCTCTGCAGCTGGAGAGAAGTCG GTCTTTCTGTGGAGCATGCGGTCCTACACGTTAATCCGGAAGCTAGAGGGCCACCAAAGCAGTGTTGTCTCTTGTGACTTCTCACCTGACTCCGCCTTGCTCGTCACGGCTTCTTACGATACCAACGTGATCATGTGGGACCCCTATACTGGCGAGAGGCTGAGGTCACTCCA CCACACCCAGCTTGACCCCCCCATGGACGACAGCGATGTCCACATTAGCTCCCTGAGGTCCGTGTGCTTCTCTCCCGAAGGCTTGTACCTCGCCACGGTGGCGGATGACAG ACTCCTCAGGATCTGGGCCCTGGAACTGAAAACTCCAATCGCATTTGCTCCTATGACCAATGGTCTTTGCTGCACATTTTTTCCACATGGTGGAGTTATTGCCACAGG GACAAGAGATGGCCACGTCCAGTTCTGGACAGCTCCGAGGGTCCTGTCCTCACTGAAGCACTTATGCCGGAAAGCCCTTCGAAGTTTCCTAACCACCTACCAAGTGCTAGCACTGCCGAtccccaagaaaatgaaagagttcCTCACATACAGGACTTTTTAA